TTCAGCTACCTGTCGCCGTTCTTGAGCACCGAGTTGCAAGGGCATTTCGAACGTTCGCAGCCCTGGACCGTCAGCGAAATCGTCGTCAATAGCCTGCGCTGGTTGGAGGTCGGCACGTCCGGCAGCGATAGCGATACCATCACCGTAGAAATCGACGCCAATTACACGCTGGATTTGCAGGGCCGGCGTTCGCGTTATGCCGTGGTCGAGCGCTGGCAATTTTACCGGCGCAAAGGCTTGCTGTCGGCGGAGCCGGAAAAAATGCAAAGCGTGAGCTGTCCCCAATGCGGCGGACCGGCGCATTTCACCGACGCCGGCGTCTGCGGTTATTGCGGTGCCAGCGTGCAAAAAGGCGGCGCACAATGGTGTTTGGGCAAACGCGTCGTGGTCAGTACCCGCGCCGTGCCGGCGGTGGAAGGGCTGGCGGCTTACGCCGAAGAACAGGGCACCCAAGCCGTCACGGTCAAGCAAGCGGATTTGATCGAACAGATGAACCGCTGGCAGCAGCGCTACGGCATCGCCGAGTGGCAGCAATTCTGGGCGCCGTTCGAGAACGACGTGGTGCGCAATTATTTCGCGGCGATATACGGCCACTGGAGCCGGCGCGACTGGCAGGCGGCGCGGCATCTGTTATCGGACCGGCTTTACGAAACCAATGCCTTTTGGCAGAAAATGTACGTCGAACGCGGCTGGTTCAACCGTCTGGATAATCTGCGCGTCGAGCAAATCGTGCTGGCAAAAATCGACAGCGATAAATTTTACGAGGCCATCACGGTACGCATTTTCGCCGCCTGCAACGACTACACCGAAGACGCTGGCGGCAAGATCGTCGGCGGCTCGAAAACATCGCTCAGGCGCTTTTCCGAATACTGGACCTTCGTCCGCCGCAGCGGCGCCCAACGCCATGACAAGCCCTACAGCCTGAGCCAATGCCCCAGTTGCGGCGCACCGGCCGACAACATGGGCCAAAGCGGCGAGTGCGGTTATTGCGGCAGCAAGATCAGCACCGGCCAATTTTCCTGGGTCTTGTTTCTGATCGAACAGGACGAGGTGTATTGCGGCTGAGCTGGATGCCGCTCAAGTTGGCAAATTGCCGATCTTCGCTATATCCGCCAATCCAGCATCGGCAGCTCGGAGACTGTCGGGCCTGAAACGCTCAGCAGGACACAGTCCCAGCCCCAATTCCGCGCGTAAGGCATCGAGGCCGGCCCGATTCATTGCGGCAAACCCTCCAATTCGATCAACGGCCGGACTTCGACGGTACCCTTGCGCGCCATCGGGATGCGTTCCGCGGCGGCCAAGGCTTGGTCCAGGTCGGGAACGTCGATCAGGTAATAGCCGCCGAGTTGTTCGCGGGTTTCTGCGAACGGGCCGTCCGTGACCAGACGCTTACCGTCCCGCACTCGCACGCTGGTCGCCAGCGCGGTAGGTTGCAGCGGGCTGGCGGCGACGAATTGGCCTTTCGCCGCCAAATCCTGTGCCAGTTGCCGCGATTCGTCGTAACAGGCTTGGCGTTCGGCTTCGGCCAGGTTTTGTTCTTGGAAATAGATCAGCAACAGGTATTTCAT
Above is a window of Methylomonas koyamae DNA encoding:
- a CDS encoding TIM44-like domain-containing protein, encoding MKKLLLILALAGLAVSQPLPARPGGGHSSSSHSSHSSSSSSFSHSGSSWSTHDSSSGASGSAHPMSSLEALILFIVIVAIIIIVIRSQAGARSVVTAPPAQYRAQRQQSITEQIAALKQLDANFSAVVFLDFAHSLYCKFYEYSTKPEFSYLSPFLSTELQGHFERSQPWTVSEIVVNSLRWLEVGTSGSDSDTITVEIDANYTLDLQGRRSRYAVVERWQFYRRKGLLSAEPEKMQSVSCPQCGGPAHFTDAGVCGYCGASVQKGGAQWCLGKRVVVSTRAVPAVEGLAAYAEEQGTQAVTVKQADLIEQMNRWQQRYGIAEWQQFWAPFENDVVRNYFAAIYGHWSRRDWQAARHLLSDRLYETNAFWQKMYVERGWFNRLDNLRVEQIVLAKIDSDKFYEAITVRIFAACNDYTEDAGGKIVGGSKTSLRRFSEYWTFVRRSGAQRHDKPYSLSQCPSCGAPADNMGQSGECGYCGSKISTGQFSWVLFLIEQDEVYCG
- a CDS encoding YciI family protein, which gives rise to MKYLLLIYFQEQNLAEAERQACYDESRQLAQDLAAKGQFVAASPLQPTALATSVRVRDGKRLVTDGPFAETREQLGGYYLIDVPDLDQALAAAERIPMARKGTVEVRPLIELEGLPQ